One window from the genome of Bacteroidota bacterium encodes:
- a CDS encoding T9SS type A sorting domain-containing protein, with protein sequence MLKKIFPLFLLFSGLVFGQTLNVTIQPKFIEGINGTNAARMPFAYFATLSGLTPNATYRYFNQFVISTDLPTANGAGNVIFVRSDSDFVRTSGPSLATYGNYGTFTTDATGNYTGWFVNEPTGNATRFIPGNYVFLRININDGANGTTVVTRLTSTDSTQVIKFDTAPTNAGSGLWSRSTAPAKSFVVLYDNEAGTGRPLAATFVENDGTANTTANSYAPFYSDSVNAITGSWGVIIPNTNPLGVRRIEARMMDGTAYPNAATDADGVWGSVNTVNPTAGLTAMMIPSELAPLPVELTSFSATTSGSKVILSWSTATEVNNRAFEVERKDNGAWRTIGSVAGNGTTTAPKSYSFADENPVSGKIAYRLKQIDFDGTSSYSQSVEVDMTPVEFNLSQNYPNPFNPSTVICFSLPSSSNVSLRVYNTLGEKVAELVNGVMPAGNHSVEFNAAKLNSGLYIYEIKAGDFTSSRKMLLLK encoded by the coding sequence ATGTTAAAAAAGATTTTTCCTTTGTTTTTGTTGTTTTCGGGTTTGGTGTTCGGTCAGACCTTGAATGTAACCATCCAGCCAAAATTTATTGAGGGTATAAACGGTACAAACGCTGCCAGAATGCCTTTTGCATATTTTGCGACTCTATCAGGACTTACCCCAAATGCCACCTACAGATATTTCAATCAGTTTGTCATTTCAACCGATCTGCCAACGGCGAATGGAGCAGGTAATGTGATTTTTGTAAGATCCGACAGTGATTTTGTAAGAACTTCGGGACCTTCATTAGCCACTTATGGCAACTATGGTACATTCACAACCGATGCTACCGGCAACTACACCGGCTGGTTTGTAAACGAACCTACAGGAAATGCAACCCGTTTTATCCCGGGTAATTATGTGTTCCTGCGAATCAATATAAATGATGGTGCGAACGGAACAACTGTTGTCACAAGACTGACATCAACGGATTCGACACAGGTAATAAAATTTGATACTGCTCCAACAAATGCAGGTTCCGGACTCTGGAGCAGATCTACAGCTCCTGCGAAAAGTTTTGTTGTGCTCTATGACAACGAAGCCGGAACAGGAAGACCCCTTGCCGCCACTTTTGTTGAAAATGACGGTACGGCAAACACAACCGCCAATTCATACGCACCCTTTTACAGCGACAGCGTAAATGCAATCACCGGATCATGGGGCGTGATTATACCCAATACCAATCCGTTGGGAGTAAGAAGAATTGAAGCCAGAATGATGGACGGAACAGCCTATCCCAATGCTGCAACCGATGCAGATGGTGTTTGGGGAAGTGTAAACACCGTAAATCCAACTGCCGGGCTTACTGCGATGATGATTCCCTCGGAACTCGCACCACTTCCGGTTGAACTGACTTCATTTTCTGCCACCACTTCAGGAAGCAAGGTTATCCTTTCATGGTCGACTGCAACGGAAGTGAACAATCGTGCATTTGAAGTGGAGAGAAAAGATAACGGAGCCTGGAGAACAATAGGAAGTGTAGCAGGAAACGGTACCACAACTGCTCCAAAATCGTATTCCTTCGCAGATGAAAACCCAGTTTCGGGTAAAATTGCTTACAGATTGAAACAGATTGATTTTGACGGCACTTCCTCGTACTCACAGTCGGTTGAAGTGGATATGACTCCTGTAGAATTTAATCTTTCACAGAATTATCCAAATCCATTCAATCCATCAACTGTGATATGTTTTTCATTGCCTTCTTCTTCAAATGTTTCGTTAAGAGTGTATAACACTCTTGGTGAAAAAGTTGCTGAACTTGTAAACGGTGTGATGCCTGCGGGTAACCATTCGGTTGAGTTTAATGCTGCAAAGTTGAACAGCGGACTTTATATATATGAGATTAAAGCCGGTGATTTTACTTCGAGCCGGAAGATGTTGTTGTTGAAATAG
- a CDS encoding T9SS type A sorting domain-containing protein, with product MFNKFFSSLIILTALLVFDGWGQSATVTLRPSFVDLSSPTSYSAVLMTLSSYSSNDAKYRLFSTNQYNCWNGTTFVSSSTYSAGPSVPGTPSSSSTFWIIYQRGNNTTTSASYRDRLGPSYSTNYQTVVLPAATSISSPFTLSGNVSTIGGYTLTNRYVVLGYSAISGGTLLSATSTELTSGNFSLVCDGTSNVKRIEIRDLNNTLMNTILSPVAGWTANSSVNEPTSAATGLSISPFSSISMTLNWTNGNGEKRLVVMKSGSAVNGDPVDGSAYTANSIFGSGGTTSANNFVVFNGTGNSVEVTGLTAGTTYHVAIYEYNSASLDYLTSSKLVGNETTVGSGPDPNVSFTGTDPGSAQIVVGTTKNIIYRTQLSVTGADVTMTDAGFTTSGNYTASDIQSGGFKLYYSTDATLDIGDIELGSISSLSDGTAGDLLLFTGFSRDFAVGSAYLFLTADVDAAATTLRTISTDTPGAADFTFSVTVTNSGSSFTAGSTHTFYKSPPTLTADNSSNTVDNNIDIAFSANAAWTAAITAVKIGGTGLTVTTDYEVINGMITLKPSGGNSLLTTEGSKLVTVEATGYTTASVTQQINAGAPTSNSTATISAALGLNTTRTVTVTAKDQYNNLVSGYTFKYDATITDATATTDESYTIDGTARTVTVTDINLTTVTDISGVATFTIALPSIVDANDGISVQVQLDNGTTNVGTAFSYIKQPVQVMISHLSVDYGAASDEFIVLFNNTNSDFDLNGYELQYFAASGGTGLNIPFATSTIIPSRKYYLLASNATVTVGSVAVTRDKSFTSGMGTSGQLQLRQASTPSNILYAVAWGTITSYVAGMTDAATWSGDGMISLTPSGTTYVRNDYNTSNTQYSHTLAANIAFIPNSSDAPLPVELTSFTAKSSGTTVTLNWETKTEVDNNGFEVERSTNGNWQKIGFVEGHGTANSPKYYSFVDNGAIGNRVQYRLKQIDNDGTTEYSSVVEVELNPTNFALYQNYPNPFNPSTMIRFSMPVSGTVALNVFNTLGEKVATLFNGQMEAGYHEVSFDAKNLPSGLYFYEIKTGDFSSIKKMILMK from the coding sequence ATGTTTAACAAGTTCTTTTCTTCATTAATTATTTTAACGGCGCTCCTCGTCTTTGACGGATGGGGGCAAAGTGCGACAGTTACTCTTCGTCCATCTTTTGTGGATTTAAGCTCCCCCACATCATATAGTGCGGTATTAATGACGCTCTCGAGTTATTCCTCTAATGATGCGAAATATCGATTGTTTAGTACAAATCAATATAACTGCTGGAATGGTACGACATTTGTCTCTTCAAGTACATATTCTGCTGGACCTTCTGTTCCCGGTACACCAAGTAGTAGTTCAACATTCTGGATAATTTACCAAAGAGGAAACAACACTACTACCTCTGCTTCATATAGAGACAGATTGGGACCAAGTTATAGTACAAACTACCAAACCGTTGTATTACCTGCAGCTACTTCAATCTCATCACCATTTACACTTTCTGGGAATGTAAGTACCATCGGGGGATATACATTAACAAATCGATATGTTGTGTTAGGCTATAGTGCCATCTCCGGGGGTACTCTTTTATCCGCAACATCAACAGAGCTAACTTCGGGTAACTTCAGTCTTGTATGTGATGGCACTTCAAATGTTAAGAGAATTGAGATTAGAGATTTAAATAATACATTGATGAACACAATACTATCACCAGTGGCTGGTTGGACGGCAAATTCTTCTGTGAATGAACCAACTTCAGCCGCAACAGGACTTTCTATCTCACCCTTTAGTAGTATCTCCATGACATTAAATTGGACTAATGGAAACGGAGAGAAAAGACTTGTAGTGATGAAATCCGGATCAGCTGTTAATGGAGATCCTGTTGATGGAAGTGCTTATACAGCAAATTCAATTTTTGGATCAGGAGGTACTACTTCAGCAAATAATTTTGTTGTTTTTAATGGAACCGGGAATTCTGTTGAAGTAACCGGTTTAACGGCTGGAACTACTTATCATGTTGCGATCTATGAATATAATAGTGCGTCTTTGGATTATTTGACATCATCAAAATTAGTGGGAAATGAGACAACGGTGGGTTCTGGTCCGGATCCTAATGTTTCATTCACAGGTACGGACCCGGGTTCGGCACAAATCGTGGTTGGAACAACCAAAAATATTATTTACAGGACTCAACTCTCGGTTACAGGGGCAGATGTGACAATGACAGATGCCGGGTTTACAACATCAGGAAATTACACAGCTTCTGATATTCAAAGCGGGGGATTCAAGCTTTATTATTCTACAGATGCCACTTTGGATATTGGTGATATCGAGCTCGGAAGCATCTCCTCTCTGAGTGATGGTACAGCCGGAGATTTATTGCTTTTTACAGGTTTCTCTCGCGACTTTGCTGTTGGCTCCGCTTACTTGTTTTTAACAGCAGATGTTGATGCTGCAGCGACAACCTTAAGAACAATCAGTACTGATACTCCTGGAGCAGCAGATTTCACTTTTAGTGTCACAGTGACAAATTCTGGATCAAGTTTTACAGCTGGAAGCACTCATACATTTTACAAGAGCCCTCCCACACTGACTGCTGATAATTCTTCAAACACTGTTGATAATAATATTGATATTGCTTTCTCTGCAAATGCAGCATGGACAGCAGCAATCACCGCAGTAAAAATTGGTGGGACAGGTTTGACTGTAACGACCGATTATGAAGTGATAAATGGCATGATCACATTAAAGCCATCGGGAGGCAATTCACTTCTAACCACCGAGGGCAGCAAATTAGTGACTGTTGAAGCCACAGGTTATACAACAGCATCTGTCACTCAGCAGATAAATGCTGGTGCTCCAACAAGCAATTCGACCGCAACAATATCTGCAGCACTGGGATTGAACACAACCAGAACCGTAACCGTTACGGCGAAGGACCAATATAATAACCTGGTATCCGGATATACATTCAAGTACGATGCAACAATAACAGATGCAACTGCGACAACAGATGAAAGTTATACCATCGACGGGACTGCAAGAACTGTCACTGTAACTGACATCAATTTAACTACGGTTACAGACATCAGTGGAGTTGCAACTTTCACTATAGCACTACCTTCAATCGTTGATGCAAATGATGGAATAAGTGTACAAGTGCAACTTGATAATGGAACAACAAATGTTGGCACAGCATTTAGTTACATCAAACAACCTGTCCAGGTAATGATTTCTCATCTTTCTGTAGATTATGGTGCTGCTTCCGATGAATTTATAGTACTTTTCAACAATACGAACTCCGATTTCGACCTGAATGGATATGAATTACAGTATTTCGCTGCATCGGGTGGGACGGGTCTAAATATCCCTTTCGCTACTTCCACGATCATTCCCTCAAGAAAATACTATCTTTTGGCATCCAATGCTACTGTAACTGTTGGGAGTGTGGCTGTAACCAGGGATAAAAGTTTTACAAGTGGAATGGGAACTTCCGGACAGTTGCAACTGAGGCAGGCATCCACCCCATCAAATATTTTATATGCTGTCGCTTGGGGAACAATCACTTCTTATGTTGCCGGAATGACAGATGCAGCCACATGGTCAGGGGATGGAATGATTAGTCTGACTCCATCGGGAACTACATATGTAAGAAATGATTACAATACTTCCAACACACAATATTCTCATACTTTGGCGGCTAATATTGCATTCATCCCAAACAGTAGTGATGCCCCCCTCCCCGTGGAACTCACCTCCTTCACTGCAAAATCTTCCGGCACCACCGTCACTCTTAATTGGGAGACGAAGACTGAGGTTGACAATAACGGGTTTGAGGTTGAGAGAAGTACTAACGGCAACTGGCAGAAGATCGGTTTTGTGGAGGGACACGGAACGGCTAATTCACCGAAGTATTACAGTTTCGTTGATAATGGTGCGATCGGGAACAGGGTTCAGTACAGATTGAAACAGATTGACAATGATGGCACCACCGAGTACTCATCTGTTGTTGAAGTGGAGTTGAATCCGACTAATTTTGCTCTGTATCAGAATTATCCGAATCCATTTAATCCATCAACAATGATTCGTTTTTCGATGCCTGTAAGTGGAACTGTTGCTTTGAATGTATTCAATACTCTCGGTGAAAAGGTGGCTACACTTTTTAACGGACAGATGGAAGCAGGTTACCACGAAGTGTCGTTTGATGCAAAGAATCTCCCCAGCGGGCTTTATTTCTATGAGATAAAGACAGGAGATTTCAGTTCAATTAAAAAAATGATTTTAATGAAATAA
- a CDS encoding GxxExxY protein — protein sequence MTIDQITYKVIGCALSVHKTLGSGFREIIYQRALAIELKNAGISFIREFTMPIHYKGEVIGERRVDFFVEDAVMVELKATSVTEPVHLAQAINYLEAYNAKDGLIINFGTPKMEYHRLFNKNHL from the coding sequence ATGACTATTGATCAAATTACTTACAAGGTTATCGGGTGTGCCCTTAGTGTACACAAAACGCTCGGCAGTGGATTTCGGGAGATAATCTATCAGCGTGCTTTGGCGATTGAATTAAAGAATGCCGGTATATCATTCATCCGTGAATTTACCATGCCAATTCATTACAAAGGTGAGGTGATTGGTGAGCGAAGGGTTGATTTCTTCGTTGAGGATGCAGTAATGGTTGAATTGAAAGCTACATCAGTTACCGAACCTGTCCACCTGGCTCAGGCAATTAATTATCTGGAAGCATACAATGCAAAAGATGGACTGATTATAAATTTCGGTACCCCAAAAATGGAATACCACCGTCTCTTTAATAAAAATCATTTGTGA
- a CDS encoding T9SS type A sorting domain-containing protein: MFRHITLLLFITSLLAFEGWTATYYSQGSVAPNTLANWKSTRDGLGSPTTPGNFTSGDVFVIQNGHNMTTSNTWTISGTNSKLWIEDGGTLTIGHTVTLAAATTFQMDNGSNCVVNIAVNLGSTLFQGTESFSSGSTIELKANPSGTSAPGGSGYGNLIINVGSAAASFGWGGNLTAVQGNLTVKATGGGSFRHALVASAGNKSVTVGGNLAVEGGLFYFSSGSSTVDMAVTGNVLLSGGTLDLANSTGAGTLNIGGNLTISGGTLLANSTVSTINFNGASSQFTFSSGTLTNTRINWAVNTSKSLTLNNNLPIATSRTLTVNGTLDCGTDTVTGAGAFSLASGATLKIGSPDGISNVPSTGNIQVTGTRTYNFGGIYEYSGVSAQVTGPSLPTNISGTLKINNSSGVTLSQSTTATTVDMTLGNLDLGSNNLTLTSLSITSPSATKMIIASGGGELRKVFTAPDIFTFPVGDNSGTVEYSPVTLLINSGTFSSAYVGVKVKNTSHPEKGPGTLFLNRYWTLTPSGITSPNYDVEFYYVDADVSEPANEANLKLGKFSAGTGWSQPASTVNTTSNFLTASGLTSFSDFTGGEPTALPVELTSFTASAKGSTVTLNWETKTEVDNNGFEVERNVSGNWDKIGFVEGHGTANSPKYYSFVDNGAIGNKIQYRLKQIDNDGTFEYSPEVEVELNPTTFALYQNYPNPFNPSTIIRFSMPVNGNVVLNVFNTLGEKVASLLNGQMEAGYHEVSFDAKNLPSGLYFYEIKAGDFSSIKKMILIK; this comes from the coding sequence ATGTTTAGACATATTACTTTACTTCTTTTTATAACATCTTTGCTCGCTTTTGAGGGGTGGACAGCTACATATTATTCACAGGGAAGTGTAGCTCCCAACACACTCGCAAACTGGAAATCGACACGAGATGGTTTAGGCAGCCCAACAACTCCCGGTAATTTCACTAGCGGTGATGTTTTTGTGATTCAGAACGGTCATAATATGACGACATCCAATACCTGGACGATCTCCGGAACTAATAGCAAACTTTGGATCGAAGATGGGGGGACGCTGACTATAGGTCACACGGTGACACTTGCTGCTGCCACAACTTTTCAGATGGATAATGGAAGTAACTGTGTTGTTAATATAGCGGTTAATCTTGGTTCCACTTTATTTCAAGGAACAGAGAGTTTCTCTTCCGGTAGTACAATAGAGTTAAAGGCTAACCCTTCCGGAACTTCAGCACCTGGTGGGAGTGGTTATGGCAATCTCATTATCAATGTTGGAAGTGCAGCCGCTAGTTTTGGATGGGGTGGTAACCTAACTGCTGTCCAAGGAAATCTTACAGTGAAAGCCACGGGTGGTGGATCTTTTAGACATGCTCTTGTAGCTTCAGCAGGTAACAAGTCTGTGACTGTAGGAGGTAATCTGGCCGTGGAGGGTGGCTTATTTTATTTTTCGAGTGGCTCTTCAACAGTGGATATGGCAGTAACCGGAAATGTACTCCTCTCGGGAGGAACTCTGGATCTTGCAAATTCTACGGGTGCTGGCACCCTAAATATAGGTGGTAATTTGACTATTAGTGGCGGAACATTGTTGGCGAATTCAACCGTGAGTACTATTAATTTTAATGGTGCCTCGTCACAGTTTACATTTTCTTCTGGCACATTAACCAATACTCGAATTAATTGGGCTGTTAACACTTCGAAATCATTAACATTAAACAACAATTTACCTATTGCAACTAGTCGTACCTTGACAGTGAATGGGACGCTTGATTGTGGTACAGATACCGTAACCGGTGCAGGAGCCTTTTCTTTAGCATCTGGAGCTACCCTTAAAATAGGTTCACCTGATGGTATATCTAATGTTCCTTCCACGGGAAATATTCAAGTTACAGGAACCAGAACTTACAATTTTGGTGGGATTTATGAGTATAGTGGGGTTAGTGCTCAGGTAACTGGCCCATCATTGCCGACGAACATTTCAGGTACATTAAAGATTAACAATTCATCCGGTGTGACTTTAAGCCAATCAACTACGGCAACAACGGTTGATATGACCTTGGGAAATTTGGACCTTGGGTCAAACAATCTTACACTAACCAGTCTCAGCATTACTTCACCCTCGGCTACCAAGATGATAATAGCTAGTGGTGGAGGCGAATTACGGAAAGTATTTACCGCTCCCGACATTTTTACTTTCCCTGTGGGAGATAACTCAGGCACAGTTGAATATTCTCCAGTAACTTTACTTATAAATTCGGGAACATTTTCATCCGCTTATGTCGGTGTGAAAGTTAAGAACACCTCTCATCCGGAAAAAGGACCCGGTACACTTTTCTTAAACAGATACTGGACTCTGACTCCCTCCGGCATAACTTCGCCAAATTATGATGTGGAATTCTATTATGTTGACGCTGATGTTTCTGAACCTGCTAATGAGGCGAACTTAAAACTTGGAAAGTTTTCTGCCGGAACCGGTTGGAGTCAACCTGCCAGCACTGTCAATACAACATCAAACTTTTTAACTGCATCAGGTCTGACCTCTTTCTCTGATTTTACAGGTGGAGAGCCTACCGCCCTTCCCGTCGAACTTACCTCTTTCACAGCTTCTGCTAAAGGTTCGACTGTCACCCTTAACTGGGAGACGAAGACCGAAGTTGACAACAACGGTTTTGAGGTTGAACGGAATGTCTCAGGAAACTGGGACAAGATAGGATTTGTTGAGGGACACGGAACTGCGAACTCTCCGAAGTATTACAGTTTTGTGGACAATGGTGCGATCGGGAATAAAATTCAGTACAGACTGAAACAGATCGACAATGATGGTACATTTGAGTACTCACCTGAAGTGGAAGTGGAACTTAATCCCACAACATTTGCGTTGTATCAGAACTATCCCAATCCATTTAATCCATCGACGATAATCCGTTTCTCGATGCCGGTAAATGGAAATGTAGTTCTGAATGTTTTCAACACGCTAGGGGAAAAAGTGGCTTCACTTCTTAACGGACAAATGGAAGCCGGTTACCATGAAGTGTCGTTCGACGCTAAGAATCTCCCCAGCGGACTTTATTTCTACGAGATAAAGGCTGGAGATTTCAGTTCGATAAAAAAAATGATTTTAATAAAGTGA
- a CDS encoding T9SS type A sorting domain-containing protein, with protein MFKHIGFMLFITTFLEFDGLGQPWSYNFGTEVWSITTAGTNTTFPPAPQTGGGSRYIRIGAAAGSFNSQATISGFSTGSCLRGVASSSGSVNKFAIYDYTPGKFATLNFRVRFGNSSGNSEPASGIWFFFLGDGTTFSSTASFDGTQTFVGLRFTFGASGAITTNTRTGSNWVTTGITGTPFAQGNNYLVDIVANNSAVTMDYGTGTVAANKYDLWVNGVLVGNELAKAGIGNNANMDSFMFYGESSTGNVANIFLDDFVYSNTATSILPVELTSFTASAKGSTVTLNWETKTEVDNNGFEVERSTNGYWDKIGFVEGHGTANSPKYYSFVDNSAIGNKIQYRLRQIDNDGTFEYSPVVEVELKPTTFALYQNYPNPFNPATVIRYALPVAGLVTIDVFSSLGEKVSTLLNGQMEAGFHEVSFDAAALPSGPYFYRISAGEFIAIRKLLLMK; from the coding sequence ATGTTTAAACATATTGGCTTTATGCTTTTTATAACGACCTTCCTCGAATTTGACGGGTTGGGGCAACCGTGGAGTTATAATTTTGGAACTGAAGTTTGGAGCATTACCACTGCTGGAACCAATACCACATTCCCCCCGGCACCGCAAACAGGTGGTGGCAGCAGGTACATTCGTATTGGCGCCGCTGCTGGTAGTTTTAATTCACAAGCAACCATTAGCGGGTTTAGCACAGGGTCATGTCTTAGAGGTGTAGCTTCTTCATCAGGGTCTGTAAACAAATTTGCGATTTACGACTATACACCCGGTAAATTTGCAACGCTTAACTTTAGAGTGCGATTTGGTAATTCGAGTGGCAATTCTGAACCTGCAAGTGGCATTTGGTTTTTCTTTTTAGGTGATGGAACTACTTTTAGTAGTACTGCCTCTTTTGACGGAACTCAGACTTTTGTCGGATTGAGATTTACATTTGGCGCAAGTGGTGCGATCACCACAAATACAAGGACTGGTAGCAATTGGGTAACAACCGGTATAACTGGCACCCCATTTGCGCAAGGAAATAACTATTTAGTTGATATAGTTGCCAATAACTCGGCTGTAACAATGGATTACGGTACGGGTACCGTCGCAGCAAATAAATATGATCTATGGGTTAACGGAGTACTTGTCGGAAATGAGTTAGCAAAAGCGGGAATCGGTAATAATGCGAATATGGATTCGTTTATGTTCTACGGTGAGTCAAGTACAGGTAATGTTGCAAATATTTTTCTTGACGATTTTGTGTATTCGAATACAGCCACAAGCATCCTGCCTGTTGAATTGACCTCCTTCACAGCATCCGCGAAGGGATCTACTGTCACCCTGAACTGGGAGACAAAGACCGAAGTTGACAACAACGGATTTGAGGTGGAGAGAAGCACAAACGGTTACTGGGACAAGATCGGATTTGTTGAGGGACACGGTACTGCGAACTCGCCGAAGTACTACAGTTTTGTGGACAATAGTGCAATCGGGAATAAAATTCAGTACAGACTCCGTCAGATTGACAATGACGGTACATTTGAGTACTCGCCTGTGGTGGAAGTGGAACTGAAACCCACAACATTTGCGTTATATCAGAATTATCCAAATCCGTTCAATCCCGCAACCGTTATCCGTTACGCACTACCCGTTGCCGGTTTGGTGACGATCGATGTCTTCAGCTCATTGGGTGAGAAGGTCTCAACTCTACTAAACGGACAGATGGAAGCCGGCTTTCACGAAGTCTCCTTCGATGCTGCAGCCCTTCCGAGCGGCCCATATTTCTACAGGATCAGTGCAGGAGAGTTCATCGCGATCAGAAAATTGCTTTTAATGAAGTGA